From one Bacteroides fragilis NCTC 9343 genomic stretch:
- a CDS encoding ABC transporter permease, with translation MIQHYFKIACRNLLKHKVQNILSIVGLSIGFTAFLLGGYWHYWEYHFDSFHPQSSRTYALTTTGIFKTADGSVGELNQIHQMVEKDLVTFPEIAKVCHVSEVKYEFEKDTKSWIGMKIDSTFFDIFQCKLIEGSYYKVPFNVNHVILTQKMANFYFGDSSCVGKELKINDKLSYTIAGVMENYPQNSDFKFEYLILATPSPNQVKRNTTYVWLHPSADAAHLSKKIAAYRVKEPDTKWSKYSEWHFHLRPLPEIHTRCSPELKGRLQHIRILATAGILAFASALMNLLVLFIGQQQRKARYNATFSTLGASIYSLIGKNLLELTLPLFIAFLLSMAFIEFLFPFYKDYTSLVAESSSYYNGVIQSITRQEVLKASYWIYPLCCLIFLVLSTVPIVGLLKRNSRGTSLALRNGLIIGQIFIGSLFLLTSCMFYSQYRFMSRTDKGLVTDHIWQIDLGFDATYNTDCTPFIEALKQNSAIDDVTALTQPLLVLRGEWYCSFITQFPIEGRNNVDEATEDNCIVVQKNFLSFFGMKMKEGEWIQDQGTRDIVINETGARELNIPSLTGRLILSDDEDSENHAVPTRISGILRDFYYCPMQYPLSKVFFMYQNNADAARGYNGFRYFYIKVHPDNEKQALQYARRIYSQYSKKEISEDMQIIQLSTLMELFNRPEKTMFRIFLLLAVLCILISSFGVFFLVSLSTEQRKKEIAIRKVNGAQFSDILYLFLKEYLWLTLVSNAIALPLGYLFIKRWLETYAYHTDIHGWLFVCVFLFTCIIVILSVMRQVVVAAKINPAESVKSE, from the coding sequence ATGATACAACATTATTTTAAAATTGCATGTAGAAACCTTTTAAAACATAAGGTACAGAATATCTTAAGCATTGTAGGCTTATCTATCGGTTTTACAGCTTTCTTGTTAGGTGGGTATTGGCATTACTGGGAATATCATTTTGATAGTTTCCACCCTCAAAGTTCAAGGACTTATGCCTTGACTACCACCGGTATATTTAAAACAGCCGACGGATCTGTCGGAGAATTAAACCAGATACATCAGATGGTGGAAAAAGATCTGGTTACTTTCCCTGAAATAGCTAAAGTTTGCCATGTCAGCGAAGTAAAATACGAATTTGAGAAGGATACAAAAAGTTGGATCGGAATGAAAATAGACTCCACTTTCTTTGATATCTTTCAATGTAAACTGATCGAAGGGAGCTATTATAAAGTTCCATTTAACGTAAATCATGTGATTCTGACTCAAAAAATGGCCAACTTCTACTTTGGTGACAGTAGTTGCGTAGGGAAAGAGTTGAAAATCAACGACAAATTATCATATACCATTGCGGGAGTAATGGAAAATTATCCCCAAAACAGTGATTTCAAATTTGAATACCTGATTCTGGCCACTCCATCCCCCAATCAAGTAAAAAGAAATACGACTTATGTATGGTTACACCCTTCGGCCGATGCTGCACATCTAAGTAAAAAGATAGCAGCCTACAGAGTCAAAGAACCCGATACCAAATGGAGTAAATATTCTGAATGGCACTTTCATTTGCGTCCGTTACCCGAAATTCATACCCGCTGCTCTCCTGAGCTGAAAGGCAGGCTTCAACATATCCGGATTTTGGCTACGGCGGGAATATTGGCATTTGCCAGTGCATTAATGAATCTGCTTGTTCTATTCATTGGCCAGCAACAACGAAAAGCGCGCTATAATGCCACTTTTTCCACTCTTGGTGCTTCCATCTACAGTTTGATAGGGAAAAACTTACTTGAATTGACCCTCCCCCTGTTCATAGCATTTTTGCTTTCAATGGCATTTATCGAATTCCTGTTTCCGTTTTATAAGGATTACACCAGTTTGGTAGCAGAGAGCAGTAGCTATTATAATGGAGTCATCCAGAGTATCACCCGGCAAGAAGTACTGAAAGCATCCTATTGGATTTATCCGTTATGCTGCCTGATATTTCTGGTTTTAAGTACGGTTCCCATCGTCGGTCTGCTGAAACGAAACAGTCGGGGAACTTCGCTGGCACTTAGAAACGGATTGATAATCGGACAAATCTTCATCGGCTCTTTATTCCTCCTGACTTCTTGCATGTTCTACAGTCAGTACCGATTCATGAGCCGTACAGACAAAGGACTGGTCACCGATCACATCTGGCAGATCGACCTCGGATTCGATGCAACCTACAATACTGATTGTACCCCTTTTATAGAAGCACTAAAACAAAACTCAGCCATCGATGACGTAACGGCCCTGACACAGCCTCTCCTTGTTTTAAGAGGAGAGTGGTATTGCAGTTTTATCACTCAATTTCCCATAGAGGGACGTAATAATGTAGATGAAGCAACAGAAGATAATTGCATCGTTGTGCAAAAGAATTTCCTTTCCTTTTTCGGAATGAAGATGAAAGAAGGAGAATGGATACAGGATCAGGGGACAAGAGATATAGTTATCAACGAAACCGGTGCCCGCGAACTCAACATTCCTTCACTGACAGGACGTCTTATACTCAGTGATGACGAAGATTCGGAGAATCATGCAGTACCCACCAGAATCAGCGGTATTTTACGTGATTTCTACTACTGTCCGATGCAGTACCCGCTGTCGAAGGTCTTCTTTATGTATCAAAACAATGCTGATGCAGCAAGGGGGTACAATGGATTCAGGTATTTCTATATAAAGGTACATCCGGATAATGAAAAACAAGCACTGCAATACGCCAGGAGAATCTATTCTCAATACAGCAAAAAAGAAATCTCCGAGGATATGCAGATCATTCAACTTTCCACCTTAATGGAACTGTTCAATCGTCCGGAAAAGACGATGTTCCGTATCTTCCTGTTATTGGCAGTACTCTGTATCCTGATTTCTTCTTTCGGCGTTTTCTTCCTGGTATCGCTCTCTACCGAACAGCGTAAAAAAGAAATAGCCATCCGAAAGGTAAACGGAGCACAATTTTCAGATATCCTATACTTATTTCTGAAAGAATATTTATGGCTGACACTGGTCAGTAACGCAATTGCTCTGCCTTTAGGATATTTATTTATCAAAAGGTGGTTGGAAACCTATGCGTACCATACTGATATTCACGGATGGCTGTTTGTATGTGTATTCCTCTTCACCTGCATCATCGTTATTCTCTCGGTCATGCGACAAGTGGTAGTAGCTGCCAAAATCAATCCGGCGGAGTCGGTGAAAAGTGAATAA